The nucleotide window GTAACTTACAACAACCAAACGAACACGGTCACCTTCCATCTGGTCAAGTCAACTCCACCTCAGCTATTCTTCACTGCCGTTGCAGATCCCCTTGGATCTGGAATAATTGACGCTAAGTGGCTTGAGCAAGTCGGAGCTGGGATTACATTCACACCTCAAGGATTCTTACAATATGAACAATACGGAAATGAGGGAGATTATAACACACAGGTGCAGAATAATCCGGTAACATCCGGACCTTACATGATTAAGACCTACGTTCCTGGCCAATACGTGGTGTTAGTTCCAAATCCATACTTCCACGGAGTCCCAGGGATTCCAGCACCCAACGACACTGTGATCATCAACTGGGTGAAGGATCCTCAAACTGCCTATGAACTTTTCGCTTCCGGAAAAGCTGATATAGTCACAAATCTTCCGACAAACTACTTCCCATCTCTAAAACAGCTGGAGGCTCAAAATCAGGCCAGTATTTACCAGTTCCCCACACTGTCAGAATTCTTCTTCGTTTTCAACATAAACGTAAGCAATTCCTCTCTGAAGACCCTAGGGACTCAATATCACATCCCCTCCAACTACTTCGCTAACCTTTACGTCAGAGAAGCGTTCACTTACGCATTCAATTACTCCAACTACATTGCCAACATAGTGGGTAATGAGAAGTACGGCTTCGATTTCGCGTCTCCTTACGCTGGAGTTATTATCCCAGGCCTTCCATATTACGTTCCTCCCAGTGAATTCCAGAACGTACCAACCTTCAACCTCTCCTACGCCAAACAGCTCCTCATAAAGTCTGGTATGTATAACGTCTCTATCAACATCCCAATAATTGTCTCCTCCGGAGACACAGTTGACTACGCTGCGGCCCAGATGTGGGCTCAAGCTCTAAGCCAGATTGACCCTAACATTCAAGCTCAGCCTCTTTACCTTCCATTCTCCACAATAATCGGGCTTGAGGTACCTGGACAGAACCCCATGCCCATTTACTATCTAGGATGGATCGCCGACTATCCGTATCCATCAGATTTCGTCAATGCCATGTATGAGCAAGGAGGAACTTATCCTGCGCCAGACGGGTGGTCTGTACAATATCTCCAGTCACTAGGTCACGTAAACCAGGCCCACCTCTACCAGGAACTCAACAACTATATACAGGTGGCAGATACTACGACCAACTCCACGCTAGCTGCTATGGACTACAAGCAGGCTGAACAAATAGCCATTAACCTTTACATGTACGTATACACTCAACAGCCCAACTATTTCTGGGTAATTAAGCCTTACATGACCGGGTACCAAGGACACATCTCGTACGAAGAGAACCCAATGATAGGAGGAGCAGGAGATAGCCTTTACTACTGGTGGGTAAAGGGATAAGTTTTTCTATTTTTTAATTAAATATTTTGTGGTGTTAAAGTATGAAACTGTGGGTGTATATTGTAAGGAGGCTTGCAATACTCATTCCCACACTGATTGGTTTGACTCTTCTGGTATTCATTCTTATTCATTTACAGGGAAATAATCTAATTTTATCTGAATATTTAAATCCTCGTTTGACCGGTCAGGCGAGGGAACTTGAAATACAAAGGTTAACGCAAGAGTTCCATCTCAACCAACCCGTTTACATTCAGTACTTTTATTGGCTGGGGCAAGTCCTGACCGGAAATTTCGGTTACACCAACACCCCCATATTTAGCGGTCCCGTATCCACAGCAATAGAGCTATTCCTACCTAATACGGTAGTCCTGTCCCTGTTCGCCGCCCTACTAATATGGTTGATTGGGATACCGCTTGGTGTGTTCTCAGCTGTGAATAGGGACTCTCCTGCAGATCAAGGCATAAGGGTGTTCTCCTTCACCCTGTATTCCATGCCCATTTACTTAATTGCAATAGCCCTTATTCTGTTACTAGGCGTATACGCTGGGGTCTTACCCTTTAGTGGGGAAGTTAACCCCCAGCTAGTTTCGGGACTCTCGTGGTATTCAAACGGGATTTCATATCCCACCCACGTGCTTTTGATAGACGCAATCATCCATGGCGATTTCCAAGTTGCTTGGAACGCATTCCTTCACCTAATTATGCCGGCTTTCACTTTGGCCCTTGCAGTGATGGCTGGAATAATTAGAATACTGAGGGCAAGCATGTTGGAGACTTTGGAGCAGGATTATATCAAACTGGCTAGAGCTAAGGGTGTGCCTGAGAGAATTGTAAATAACCTACACGCGCGGAAAAGCGCTATGTTGCCTGTAGTGACTTCCTTCGGTTACACTGTCGCCGGACTCCTAGGTGGAGTGGTGGTTGTAGAGACAGTATTCGACTTTCCTGGAATAGGATACTGGACCACACAAGCCCTCCTCAACAATGACGTAGGTGGTGTTATGGCGTCAACTTTGATATTCGGAATTATCTTGGTTGTAACCACGTTAGTTCTCGACATAATTTACGCCTTGTTGGATCCGAGAATAAGGTATTGAGGTGAGAAGATGCAAAGCTATGAGAAAATGGAAGAGGAAGAGGAAAAGAGATTCTACAACCTGAAGTTGTCTTTGAAGGTATTCTTTTCCAACAAGACTGCAGTAGCAGGGTTAGTGATATTCCTCATGTATGTCGCAGATGCCCTGTTAATGCAGTTTTACCCGGAGGCTCTAGGAATACGGAATCCAAACGTGTTGACATATAACTTCGTTAATCCAGTCCCTCAACCTCCATCTCCACAATATCCTCTCGGCACTACATACCCAGGGGTGAACCTCCTTCAGGCCATTTTGGAAGCCATTAGAGTAGATCTAGGTTTCTCCCTCATCATCGTCATAAGTGGCGCAGTAATAGGAGCAGTGATAGGGATTCTGGCAGCATACGTAGGGGGTTATTTCGACGAAATTCTAATGAGAGTGACCGACATATTTTTCAGTATTCCATATCTCGTGCTAGCGTTGGCTGCTGGATTCGTCCTGGGAAGGAGCTTATCCAGCATGGTTATTGCCCTTATTATAGTATGGTGGCCAATATACGCAAGGTACTCCAGAAGCCTAACGTTAAGCCTTAAGGAGAGCACGTTCATAGAGGCTGCAAAGGCCTCTGGTGCAAACAACCTTAGGATAATGTTCAAGCATATATTACCCAATACACTACCTCCAATATTAGTTCAGATATCTCTAGATCTAGGATCAGTGGTGGGCATATTCGCTACCCTAGCATTTATTGGATTTATTCCCAATGCCAATATACCAGAGCTAGGCTACCTCACAAGCCTGGGGCTAAACTACATACAGTCAGCCCCTTGGACTGTCATATTTCCGGGTGCGGCGATAACTCTTTTCGCCCTTTCTGTTAACCTGATGGGGGATGGTCTCAGGGACGTGATAGACCCTAGGAGGAGAAGTTAGAATGTCTAAAGTTCAAACAAAGGAGAAGGTCTTGGAAGTCCAGGACCTGAAACTGAGCTTCTACACCAGGAGAGGTGTGTACCACGCTCTCAGGGGCGTTGATCTGAACCTATATCCTGGAGAAGTCTTGGGACTGGCAGGAGAGAGTGGATCAGGGAAGTCAACCCTGGGGCTAACAATTATGGGATTGATACCTAGGAACGCCAGGCTAGAGGATGGGAGTGTAAAACTGGACGGTATTGATGTTGTACAACCCTTAAGAGATTATGGCAAAAACACCTCCAAATTTAGTGTTAAGAAGAACGAAAAAATAATTAAGAAGCTAAATAAACAGCTCCAGCAAGTTCGAGGTAATAAGATTTCCATGGTTTTTCAAGAGCCACTAACTGCCTTGAACCCCGTACTACCAGTGGGCTATCAAATAGCTGAAGCTGTTTACTTCCACGATCCTGATAGGTTGCTCAGGAGGGCACTGAGTAGGGATAAGGTCACCCAGGAAGATATGAGGGAATTTCTAAACATATTGAAGACTGATGGCGAGGAAAAATTGATCCAGGAACTGAAGAGCAGAGGGCTTGAAGGTTTGGACGAGCAGATACTGTCGGTATGGAGGAGAAAGGACATACATGAGGCAAGGAAGGAAAAAATCGTTCTAAGCCTAGCTAACGTTAAGCTCAAGAGTATAGACAAGCTGGGTTTGACCATCTATATGCACGGCCTTCACAGATTTCCTATCTTGTCGAGGTTTGCTAAAAACTCCCTCATTAATGAGGGGTATAGGCTTGCCGTCGAGATACTTACGTTCCTGGGAATACCCCACCCTGAGAAGGTTGTAAAGTTATACCCTCACGAACTTTCGGGTGGAATGAGACAGAGGGTTGTGATTTCCATAGCGTTGGCCAATAATCCTAAGATTGTCATCATGGATGAGCCCACCAGTGCACTAGATGTAACCATCCAAGCTCAAATTCTGGACTTGGTGAAGGACTTGAAGGGAAACTCAGACATATCTTTCATCTTTATCTCCCACGACCTATCTGTGCTGGCTGAGGTTTCGGACAGGATAGGGATAATGTATGCTGGAAAGTTAGTAGAGATTGGTCCTGTCAGTGAGATATTTCAAGAACCGCTTCATCCCTACACCAGGATGCTGATGGAAGCTATACCAGGCATGGACAAATCCGTTTTGAAGACTATACCGGGATCGGTACCTGACATGAGAAATCCTCCAACAGGATGCGCTTTCTCAACCAGGTGTCCCTTTGCCATAGATAGGTGCAGGACTGAGGACCCTAGGATGGTGGAAGTTTCTAAGGATCACCAAGTAGCATGCTGGTTAGTGAAAGGAGGTGGCAGACATGCTGGGAGCGTTTAACCTAAAGAAATATTTCCCCGTAAGGGGGTCGGCATTAAGGAACGTACACGTAAAGGCAGTTGACGACGTGAGCCTAATAGTTGATAAGGGAGAAACGTTAGGTATAGTTGGAGAGAGCGGTTCGGGTAAATCTACCTTAGGAAGGCTCCTCCTGAGACTCATAGAGCCAACTTCAGGGGAGGTTCTTTTCGACGCGTCGCTAGACGAACTAAACGAGTTTAGACAAGCTATACTATCCAAAGATACGGAAAAAGTTGAGAAGATGAAGAGGGAGTACTCAATACTGTCCAAGTCCCCTTCTGAAATGAGGAAACTCAGAACGAGAATGAACATGGTGTTTCAAGATCCATACTCCTCCATAGACCCAAGATTCAGGATAATGGACGTAATAATGGAGCCGATGATATCCACAGGGTATCTTAAGGGAGATGAGGCAAGGAAGAAGGTCTATGACCTCCTGGAGGAAGTGGGTCTGCCAAGGAACTTCGCGATGAGGTATCCCCACGAACTATCTGGAGGGCAAAGACAAAGGGTAGCTATTGCTAGAGCCTTAGCTACGGATCCAGATTTACTTGTCTTGGACGAACCCACAAGTGCTCTGGACGTTTCAGTGCAGGCTCAGATACTGAATCTCCTGAACGAACTGAAAAGGAGGAAGGGGATTACAATGATCCTAATTACCCACAATATAGCCGTAGTGAGCTACATGGCTAACAGGGTAGCTGTAATGTACTCAGGTAAGTTAATGGAGATTGGGGATAAAGAGAGCGTGTTAAATAACCCAAAACATCCCTATACAGTAGCCCTTATTTCTTCGGTCCCAAGAATTGGAGGGAATAGGAACAGGATCATCCTGAAGGGAGATCCGCCCAACCTAATTAACCCACCAAGAGGGTGCACATTTCACCCTAGATGCCCATTGGCGTTTGGCAAGTGCGGTTGGACTCCAGACGAAGTCTATGAAGATCTAAACTACCTCATCCAGGGAAAGTACTACGATAAGTTTGGGGAGAACTTCAGGATAGAGATGAGTGACGATCAAGTGAAAGTAGTAGGGGACAAAGAAAAGGTCGATACATTGAAAAAAATCATCGAGGCAGAGAAGGATAAAATAAGGTCTCTAACCTCAGTCCAAGAGATCACCGAGTCTGGGGAAATTAAACTCTCGGAATATGAAGAGCCCATGGGCTACACTGAAGGTAAAGGAAGAGAAGTGTTCTGTCTTCTATATAAGAACTGAAGTTCAGAAAATTTAGCCTATTTTAGTTTCAAGATACCCCACTACTCTGGGCTTTCCTGGTTTGGTATTAACGTTCAGTAACACTAGCCTATCTAGTAATGGAATGGGTTGATTTAAGGTGACTCTAAATATCTCACCGTCTGTCCTAATATTTCCAATTATAGAACTCCCATTAGAAACTAAATGGAACTGTCCCTCGCTTACCTGACTCCAGGGGAATATCACCCCCTTTGCAGAAAATTCCTTGAAAGTTTTTACCGTCGTTTTTATCAGTAGATAAGAGTCCTTTAGCTCATCTTCTCTCACGTTACGTAGAGCTAAGCCTACTCTAACACCTGCCCCGACTGCCTCCTGATCCTCGTCAAGGACTTGGATACTCTTTATTTCCACCTCCTTTCCAGATGGGAGGGAAATCAACTTGTCATGAACTTTCAGATCCGTTAAAGCGAATCCTGTTAGGACAACTCCGACCCCCTTAACTACAAAGACACGATCCACGTAAACCAATCCCTTATCCTTCATCTTGGCTTCATCGTCCATGGGCTCTCGTACTATTTCTGCAGTTTCTAGAGCTGTACCCTTGAATACCTTCCTAACCTTACCTTCATCTAGCTCTGTAACCAGAAAGACCTGTTTCCCTAAAGCGGTAGCTAGAAGAGCTATCTCACCATCTACCCAACTCAACTCGTCTCCTACATGGACGAATACCTTGGATGAGAGAGAGGCAGCCTCGGCAGCCTCTAGTATTTTCTCAGGATACTCGGACGGTGTGAGTACGGAACGGATATAGTCCCCATTCCTTCTGTAAAATATCCTTACTTTCCCATCCTCGTGAAGTTTCCCTAGTTTTTCAGCAAGATTCCTAGACTTGTCCTTATCCTTGGTTAGAACAGAAATGATGTTCCCTTGATACATTTATAAGACACCATTATTAAGCCCAACATAGATTTTAATATTATGAGGTTAACGTTGGTCGGAATCGCATTAATCTTCTTGGGTTTCATTCTAACCTTCATCGGAGCTTTTACCTCCACGTCATTTTCCACATCACCTGCAGTAGGAGGAGTAGTCCTCATTGGACCGTTTCCCATAATTTTCGGAAAGGGATATTCAGGTGAGGTGATCCCACTCATAATAATAGGTTTGATATTCACCGTAATCTCCGTTATCTTCTTTCTGAGCTCCATATGGTTTATCAGA belongs to Metallosphaera tengchongensis and includes:
- a CDS encoding TIGR00304 family membrane protein, which translates into the protein MRLTLVGIALIFLGFILTFIGAFTSTSFSTSPAVGGVVLIGPFPIIFGKGYSGEVIPLIIIGLIFTVISVIFFLSSIWFIRKAGKE
- a CDS encoding ABC transporter ATP-binding protein, giving the protein MSKVQTKEKVLEVQDLKLSFYTRRGVYHALRGVDLNLYPGEVLGLAGESGSGKSTLGLTIMGLIPRNARLEDGSVKLDGIDVVQPLRDYGKNTSKFSVKKNEKIIKKLNKQLQQVRGNKISMVFQEPLTALNPVLPVGYQIAEAVYFHDPDRLLRRALSRDKVTQEDMREFLNILKTDGEEKLIQELKSRGLEGLDEQILSVWRRKDIHEARKEKIVLSLANVKLKSIDKLGLTIYMHGLHRFPILSRFAKNSLINEGYRLAVEILTFLGIPHPEKVVKLYPHELSGGMRQRVVISIALANNPKIVIMDEPTSALDVTIQAQILDLVKDLKGNSDISFIFISHDLSVLAEVSDRIGIMYAGKLVEIGPVSEIFQEPLHPYTRMLMEAIPGMDKSVLKTIPGSVPDMRNPPTGCAFSTRCPFAIDRCRTEDPRMVEVSKDHQVACWLVKGGGRHAGSV
- a CDS encoding ABC transporter permease; translation: MQSYEKMEEEEEKRFYNLKLSLKVFFSNKTAVAGLVIFLMYVADALLMQFYPEALGIRNPNVLTYNFVNPVPQPPSPQYPLGTTYPGVNLLQAILEAIRVDLGFSLIIVISGAVIGAVIGILAAYVGGYFDEILMRVTDIFFSIPYLVLALAAGFVLGRSLSSMVIALIIVWWPIYARYSRSLTLSLKESTFIEAAKASGANNLRIMFKHILPNTLPPILVQISLDLGSVVGIFATLAFIGFIPNANIPELGYLTSLGLNYIQSAPWTVIFPGAAITLFALSVNLMGDGLRDVIDPRRRS
- a CDS encoding ABC transporter substrate-binding protein; the encoded protein is MIDMYIRKKNKLVRALSKTAAIVIAVIIIIAAIAGIYFITSSQHKAITAQAISVAPTSFATEQGSPVTFTVYGVTPNSQVVLYLGNGQTLNQTATSSAVEFSYSYNLPGTFLVYAVEYINGKPVQNTSTSLLEIQVTGNLNSTQAQLLSIPVISFDTAKNPTAPVVQANVPVYFYGGYLQPPSGQNMTIEKYVWNFGNGNTFTVQANSSTLGPSINPVNTTFSTPGIYTVTLTIVTQNVSSGATYQYSTAQTVAVESSISPFALKLFNGTVPNPGVITVAENVPGGPYSFDPQIDYESVGFEVISNIFATLIIYNGSSTTSFIPFAATEIPTVQNGGIQDNYTVYTFHIRSGLHFSNGDNLTAYDVWYSVIRALLFVGGAPGTPDWILAQYLIPGATIGVPIVNSTNMNQTFQEIMNAVTYNNQTNTVTFHLVKSTPPQLFFTAVADPLGSGIIDAKWLEQVGAGITFTPQGFLQYEQYGNEGDYNTQVQNNPVTSGPYMIKTYVPGQYVVLVPNPYFHGVPGIPAPNDTVIINWVKDPQTAYELFASGKADIVTNLPTNYFPSLKQLEAQNQASIYQFPTLSEFFFVFNINVSNSSLKTLGTQYHIPSNYFANLYVREAFTYAFNYSNYIANIVGNEKYGFDFASPYAGVIIPGLPYYVPPSEFQNVPTFNLSYAKQLLIKSGMYNVSINIPIIVSSGDTVDYAAAQMWAQALSQIDPNIQAQPLYLPFSTIIGLEVPGQNPMPIYYLGWIADYPYPSDFVNAMYEQGGTYPAPDGWSVQYLQSLGHVNQAHLYQELNNYIQVADTTTNSTLAAMDYKQAEQIAINLYMYVYTQQPNYFWVIKPYMTGYQGHISYEENPMIGGAGDSLYYWWVKG
- a CDS encoding ABC transporter permease, whose translation is MKLWVYIVRRLAILIPTLIGLTLLVFILIHLQGNNLILSEYLNPRLTGQARELEIQRLTQEFHLNQPVYIQYFYWLGQVLTGNFGYTNTPIFSGPVSTAIELFLPNTVVLSLFAALLIWLIGIPLGVFSAVNRDSPADQGIRVFSFTLYSMPIYLIAIALILLLGVYAGVLPFSGEVNPQLVSGLSWYSNGISYPTHVLLIDAIIHGDFQVAWNAFLHLIMPAFTLALAVMAGIIRILRASMLETLEQDYIKLARAKGVPERIVNNLHARKSAMLPVVTSFGYTVAGLLGGVVVVETVFDFPGIGYWTTQALLNNDVGGVMASTLIFGIILVVTTLVLDIIYALLDPRIRY
- a CDS encoding translation elongation factor encodes the protein MYQGNIISVLTKDKDKSRNLAEKLGKLHEDGKVRIFYRRNGDYIRSVLTPSEYPEKILEAAEAASLSSKVFVHVGDELSWVDGEIALLATALGKQVFLVTELDEGKVRKVFKGTALETAEIVREPMDDEAKMKDKGLVYVDRVFVVKGVGVVLTGFALTDLKVHDKLISLPSGKEVEIKSIQVLDEDQEAVGAGVRVGLALRNVREDELKDSYLLIKTTVKTFKEFSAKGVIFPWSQVSEGQFHLVSNGSSIIGNIRTDGEIFRVTLNQPIPLLDRLVLLNVNTKPGKPRVVGYLETKIG
- a CDS encoding ABC transporter ATP-binding protein, producing the protein MLGAFNLKKYFPVRGSALRNVHVKAVDDVSLIVDKGETLGIVGESGSGKSTLGRLLLRLIEPTSGEVLFDASLDELNEFRQAILSKDTEKVEKMKREYSILSKSPSEMRKLRTRMNMVFQDPYSSIDPRFRIMDVIMEPMISTGYLKGDEARKKVYDLLEEVGLPRNFAMRYPHELSGGQRQRVAIARALATDPDLLVLDEPTSALDVSVQAQILNLLNELKRRKGITMILITHNIAVVSYMANRVAVMYSGKLMEIGDKESVLNNPKHPYTVALISSVPRIGGNRNRIILKGDPPNLINPPRGCTFHPRCPLAFGKCGWTPDEVYEDLNYLIQGKYYDKFGENFRIEMSDDQVKVVGDKEKVDTLKKIIEAEKDKIRSLTSVQEITESGEIKLSEYEEPMGYTEGKGREVFCLLYKN